One genomic segment of Candidatus Methylomirabilota bacterium includes these proteins:
- a CDS encoding CsgG/HfaB family protein, with product MARIGPTRGVVLAALSLLLASCATPPSPGAGQAREAYLRGLDLLQAQQWDAAVRAFDEAIQADPRESRTTRLYGMRYGYFPHRDKGIALYRLERWDAAIQALEESSRQGQSEEAARVLAAARRREPSVELGRIFAGTWWDYYERGLLFSERGLWNQAIQDFTAAQRTRSDEDRFARTYGVHFIEYFPLRELGVALYFTGQYPGSVQALERSLARVPTAKAAYYLNLARAALLRQSRVDPEPPRIRIEAPADGLLTNVPTLEVRGTADSRNFVTDLQINGQPVLLEAAVTSFPFVETVSLGPGSNAIEVVVRDLVAREAKARVHVVLDQEGPVVEIERLARTTVGGRRLEGIVYDNVRLGTLTVNGRPITIGGGVESPFAVDLAAGSDTLLFEAADAAGNLTRARLRLPSELWQPGARRPSPVVPAAWPEDPVPAQLREPVAITVDEDLPAEVQEERIKLSWVVQSLLPLAAVKINGEAKTFRQAEGGRPRIFSHTFALAEGENTFTITAVDRTGRDVSRTVKIVRKVEEPNQIGRRLSVAVLPLQYKGRASDLYQGAYDALENALVNQRRFQIVSRVQLEAILKELKFSRTELVDRAKAVEVGRIANAEAILVGTVNVTDRDVEVWAQLINVETSTVLAHQDIYDPVKSPESFRQKIRDLAEKIRQNYPLVHGIVIAVRNQRLAVDLGAQKRVRPDMKVIVYMEGAPIVHPQTKVVLGRSTDTLGEGLLSEVTPQFSFAVIKGTVLGLIERHLAQRRELKVITK from the coding sequence TTGGCCAGGATCGGCCCGACCCGCGGCGTCGTTCTCGCAGCCCTCAGCCTGCTGCTCGCCTCCTGCGCCACTCCCCCCTCCCCCGGCGCCGGGCAGGCCCGGGAGGCCTATCTCCGCGGCCTGGACCTCCTGCAGGCCCAGCAGTGGGACGCGGCGGTGCGGGCCTTCGACGAGGCCATCCAGGCCGACCCGCGTGAGAGTCGGACCACCCGCCTGTACGGGATGCGCTACGGGTACTTTCCGCATCGCGACAAGGGCATCGCCCTCTATCGGCTGGAGCGGTGGGACGCGGCGATCCAGGCGCTCGAAGAGTCGTCCCGCCAGGGTCAGTCCGAGGAGGCCGCCCGCGTGCTGGCGGCCGCCCGCCGCCGGGAGCCGTCGGTGGAGCTCGGGCGGATCTTCGCCGGAACGTGGTGGGACTACTACGAGCGGGGACTCCTCTTCAGCGAACGCGGGCTCTGGAACCAGGCCATCCAGGACTTCACCGCCGCTCAACGGACGCGGAGCGACGAGGATCGCTTCGCGCGGACCTACGGGGTCCACTTCATCGAGTACTTCCCGCTCCGCGAGCTGGGGGTGGCGCTCTATTTCACCGGCCAGTACCCCGGCTCCGTCCAGGCCCTGGAGCGCTCCCTGGCCAGGGTCCCCACGGCCAAGGCCGCCTACTATCTGAATCTGGCCCGGGCCGCCTTGCTCCGGCAGTCGCGCGTGGACCCCGAGCCCCCGCGGATCCGGATCGAGGCCCCTGCCGATGGCCTCCTGACCAACGTCCCCACCCTCGAGGTCCGGGGCACGGCCGACTCCCGGAACTTCGTGACGGACCTCCAGATCAACGGCCAGCCTGTCCTCCTCGAAGCCGCGGTCACGAGCTTTCCATTCGTCGAGACCGTGTCACTCGGGCCGGGCTCGAACGCGATCGAGGTGGTGGTGCGGGATCTCGTGGCCCGGGAGGCTAAGGCCAGGGTGCACGTCGTCCTCGACCAGGAGGGTCCGGTGGTCGAGATCGAGCGGCTCGCCCGGACGACCGTCGGCGGCCGCCGGCTGGAAGGGATCGTTTACGACAATGTGCGTCTGGGCACTCTGACTGTCAACGGGCGGCCCATCACGATCGGCGGGGGCGTCGAGAGCCCGTTCGCCGTCGATCTCGCCGCCGGCAGCGACACGCTCCTCTTCGAGGCCGCCGATGCCGCCGGCAACCTGACGCGGGCCCGGCTGCGGCTTCCGTCGGAGCTGTGGCAGCCGGGGGCCCGGCGGCCGTCGCCGGTGGTGCCGGCGGCCTGGCCGGAGGACCCGGTCCCGGCCCAACTGCGGGAGCCGGTGGCGATCACGGTGGACGAGGACCTGCCGGCGGAGGTCCAGGAGGAGCGGATCAAGCTGAGCTGGGTTGTCCAGAGCCTGCTGCCGCTGGCCGCGGTGAAGATCAACGGGGAGGCCAAGACGTTCCGGCAGGCCGAGGGAGGCCGGCCCAGAATCTTCAGCCATACCTTCGCCCTGGCGGAGGGGGAGAACACCTTCACCATCACCGCAGTCGATCGTACCGGTCGGGACGTGTCGAGGACGGTGAAGATCGTCCGGAAGGTCGAGGAGCCGAACCAGATCGGCCGGCGTCTCAGCGTGGCCGTGCTCCCCTTGCAGTACAAGGGGCGGGCCTCCGACCTCTATCAGGGCGCCTACGACGCGCTCGAGAACGCGCTGGTGAACCAGCGCCGCTTCCAGATCGTGAGTCGGGTGCAGCTGGAAGCCATCCTGAAGGAGCTGAAGTTCAGCCGCACCGAGCTCGTGGATCGCGCGAAGGCCGTGGAGGTGGGACGGATCGCCAACGCCGAGGCGATCCTGGTGGGAACGGTCAACGTGACCGATCGCGACGTCGAGGTGTGGGCGCAGCTGATCAACGTGGAGACCTCGACGGTGCTGGCGCACCAGGACATCTACGACCCTGTGAAGTCGCCGGAGAGCTTCCGGCAGAAGATCCGGGACCTGGCCGAGAAGATTCGGCAGAACTATCCGCTCGTCCACGGGATCGTCATCGCGGTCCGGAACCAGCGGCTGGCCGTCGATCTGGGCGCCCAGAAGCGGGTGCGGCCCGACATGAAGGTGATCGTGTACATGGAGGGCGCTCCGATCGTCCACCCCCAGACCAAGGTCGTGCTGGGCCGGAGCACCGACACGCTCGGCGAGGGCCTGCTGAGCGAGGT
- a CDS encoding outer membrane protein transport protein, whose translation MVRPKWALLVLVLLAASGIPALGEAISNDETFGGFQFNLNNPGARALGMGGAFTGVADDATAVVSNPAGLVILQRPEAAAELKLTRFTNTIENFSNTPAEGRQGIFHSRDFDDTVFTPSFFSFVYPTDRLVIAAFVRELVNYESNFETEGVFLPNGSRLFPVRSELSITALNFGGGVGVNLARVHPLLPNLGASLEISHGVVNSKLQRFGLGGARFFLPPDFASSNVRATSTVEATDLGYGYNVGALWKPVRDLGIGVVYRRGPRFDMQQRLESGPASLPASPQLFDFTLKVPDVYGAGVSYRLFDRLTLALDVVRIQYSQLLKNFQIVFAQGTDRPGDFKLDDATEIHLGAEYVFFVREMPFAARGGFYTDPDHKIRYTGTANPASRAIFSGGKDRYHVTAGVGVVPVPGFQLDFAGNWSESVKELVMSTVFRF comes from the coding sequence ATGGTCCGACCCAAATGGGCGTTGCTCGTCCTCGTGCTCCTCGCCGCGTCCGGCATCCCCGCCCTGGGGGAGGCGATCTCGAACGACGAGACGTTCGGTGGGTTCCAGTTCAACCTCAACAACCCGGGCGCCCGGGCCCTCGGGATGGGGGGGGCCTTCACCGGCGTGGCCGACGACGCCACCGCGGTGGTGAGCAACCCCGCCGGGCTCGTCATCCTGCAGCGGCCCGAGGCGGCCGCCGAGCTGAAGCTCACCAGGTTCACCAACACCATCGAGAACTTCTCGAACACCCCCGCCGAGGGCCGGCAGGGGATCTTCCACAGCCGGGACTTCGACGACACGGTGTTCACGCCGTCCTTCTTCAGCTTCGTGTATCCGACCGATCGCCTGGTCATCGCGGCCTTCGTCCGCGAGCTGGTCAACTACGAGAGCAACTTCGAGACGGAAGGCGTGTTCCTTCCCAACGGGAGTCGGCTCTTCCCCGTTCGGTCCGAGCTGAGCATCACCGCCCTGAACTTCGGCGGGGGCGTGGGGGTCAACCTGGCCAGGGTCCACCCGCTGCTGCCGAACCTCGGCGCCAGCCTCGAGATCTCGCATGGGGTGGTGAACTCGAAGCTCCAGCGCTTCGGCCTGGGCGGAGCGCGTTTCTTTCTGCCGCCGGACTTCGCGTCCTCCAACGTCCGGGCCACGAGCACCGTGGAAGCGACCGACCTCGGCTACGGGTACAACGTGGGGGCGCTGTGGAAGCCGGTGCGCGATCTCGGGATCGGGGTCGTGTACCGGCGAGGACCGCGGTTCGACATGCAGCAGCGCCTCGAGAGCGGGCCGGCGAGCTTGCCGGCTTCTCCCCAACTCTTCGACTTCACGCTGAAGGTTCCCGACGTCTACGGGGCCGGCGTCTCCTACCGGCTCTTCGATCGCCTGACGCTCGCGCTCGACGTCGTCCGGATCCAGTACTCCCAGCTCCTGAAGAACTTCCAGATCGTCTTCGCGCAGGGAACGGACCGCCCCGGCGATTTCAAGCTCGACGACGCGACCGAGATCCACCTGGGCGCCGAGTACGTCTTCTTCGTGCGGGAGATGCCCTTCGCCGCCCGGGGCGGCTTCTATACCGACCCCGATCACAAGATCCGCTACACCGGCACCGCCAACCCCGCTTCGCGGGCGATCTTTTCGGGAGGGAAGGACCGGTACCACGTGACCGCCGGCGTCGGGGTGGTGCCCGTCCCCGGCTTCCAGCTCGACTTCGCCGGCAACTGGTCCGAGAGCGTGAAGGAGCTGGTGATGTCGACGGTCTTTCGCTTCTAG
- a CDS encoding DUF3047 domain-containing protein, producing the protein MRRWSKLARAAGAGLLANLALAGSGGRPAGAADCRVVADFAKNAIGQFPEDWKPREERARDIYKVLEEGGVRFVRATAEGTGLQIGKEFDWDLKAHPVLAWKWRPQVFPTGADERESGKNDSVLGVYAVFPHTPVTVKAVKYVWSLAAPARATASASKGLTRMLVLRAGAPKGAGWVGEAVNVAADYERLFGEAPKQPRGIALLTDADDTKSRAVGDYGAFRICPAGTAASAALEASPRG; encoded by the coding sequence ATGCGTCGCTGGTCGAAGCTCGCCCGAGCGGCCGGGGCCGGTCTGCTCGCCAACCTGGCGCTGGCGGGAAGCGGGGGGCGCCCGGCCGGCGCCGCCGACTGCCGGGTCGTCGCCGACTTCGCGAAGAACGCGATCGGCCAGTTCCCCGAGGACTGGAAGCCCAGGGAGGAGCGGGCCCGCGACATCTACAAGGTCCTCGAAGAAGGCGGGGTACGCTTCGTCCGGGCCACCGCGGAGGGCACGGGACTTCAGATCGGCAAGGAGTTCGACTGGGACCTCAAGGCGCATCCCGTCCTCGCCTGGAAGTGGCGGCCGCAGGTGTTCCCCACCGGGGCCGACGAACGCGAAAGCGGCAAGAACGACAGCGTGCTCGGCGTCTACGCCGTGTTCCCCCACACCCCGGTGACGGTGAAGGCCGTGAAGTATGTCTGGAGCCTGGCGGCGCCGGCGCGCGCCACCGCCTCGGCCTCGAAGGGCCTGACGCGCATGCTCGTGCTGCGGGCGGGGGCGCCGAAGGGCGCCGGCTGGGTCGGGGAGGCGGTCAACGTGGCCGCGGACTACGAGCGCCTCTTCGGGGAGGCGCCGAAGCAGCCCCGCGGCATCGCTCTTCTGACGGACGCCGACGACACCAAGAGCCGAGCCGTCGGCGACTACGGCGCCTTTCGCATCTGCCCGGCCGGAACGGCGGCCAGCGCCGCCCTCGAGGCCAGTCCGCGCGGCTAG